The DNA segment GGCGGTGGACCGTGCGGAGGTGGACGAGGCGGAGGCGCACCGGGTCAACGCGGCCGCCACCGCGCACGTTGCGCGGGCGTGTGACCGGCTCGGGGCGGCGCTCGTCTATCCCAGCACCGACTACGTTTTTGACGGAACGGCCTCGGTGCCGTACCGGCCGGACGACCCCACGGACCCCGTGAACGCGTACGGCCGGTCCAAGCTGGAGGGGGAGCGGGCGGCGCTCTCGGCGGCGCGGGGAACGGTGGTGCGGACGAGCTGGCTGTATGGAGAGGGAGGTACCCACTTCGTGGACGCCATCCTCCGGCTGGCCCGCGAGGGAAAGCCGCTGCGGGTTGTCGACGACCAGTGGGGGCGGCCCACCTGGACCGGCGCGCTGGCGGATGCGACGATTCTGTTGATGGAAGCCGGGGCGCAGGGTATCTTCCACGCCACCGGCGGCGGGGAGCCGGTGAGCTGGTTCGGCTTCGCCCGGGAAATCGTGGCGCGGGCCGAGCCCGCCGCCGAGGTGGTGCCGGTCACGTCGGCGGAGTTCGCCCGCCCCGCGCCACGTCCCTCGTACTCGGTCCTGGACTGTTCCGCCACGGAAGAGCGGACAGGGCGGGAGCTTCCCGACTGGAAGGATTCACTTGTCCGGTACCTGGAGTCGAGCGGCGTCCATGCCTGAGGCACGGCGCCGCGAAACGTTGGACCCTCG comes from the Longimicrobiaceae bacterium genome and includes:
- the rfbD gene encoding dTDP-4-dehydrorhamnose reductase, translated to ALDRAALDVADEPAVRARLSAERPDAVVQCAAYTAVDRAEVDEAEAHRVNAAATAHVARACDRLGAALVYPSTDYVFDGTASVPYRPDDPTDPVNAYGRSKLEGERAALSAARGTVVRTSWLYGEGGTHFVDAILRLAREGKPLRVVDDQWGRPTWTGALADATILLMEAGAQGIFHATGGGEPVSWFGFAREIVARAEPAAEVVPVTSAEFARPAPRPSYSVLDCSATEERTGRELPDWKDSLVRYLESSGVHA